One genomic region from Papaver somniferum cultivar HN1 unplaced genomic scaffold, ASM357369v1 unplaced-scaffold_24, whole genome shotgun sequence encodes:
- the LOC113340835 gene encoding uncharacterized protein LOC113340835 → MAGELGKRSRNTSGSSSTSDCVDSDVLGDFNLALLSEDHGGNEMNIPISDAQFAENLWIQEALMASFHKLKQTQIIRSEVKIEPGLCCDGASSGNPGNAAGAGNIARGPDGSLLGAQSLGLGVDNTISTAVAISKRMKQEAIVKVKLEKLESAETICGICKEMKTMGEMFIRYGTATTSTCTHRFCFECLRKHIVAKIQENEIVIRCPGFECQEILEPGLCQGLIPKEVFDRWGEAISGSLFAGSVVIYCPFGDCNGMLVNDGGEDAIRETECMHCRRLFCAQCKVPWHSDTNCVDFQKLVGENGAGGI, encoded by the coding sequence ATGGCTGGTGAGCTTGGAAAACGATCAAGGAATACTTCTGGTAGTAGTTCTACTTCCGATTGTGTTGATTCTGATGTTCTCGGCGATTTTAACTTGGCCTTACTTTCTGAAGATCATGGAGGAAACGAGATGAACATCCCAATCTCAGATGCTCAGTTTGCAGAAAACTTATGGATTCAAGAAGCTCTTATGGCTTCGTTTCATAAGTTGAAACAAACTCAGATTATTAGGTCGGAAGTTAAAATCGAACCGGGTCTCTGCTGTGATGGAGCTTCGAGTGGCAATCCTGGTAATGCAGCAGGTGCAGGCAATATTGCAAGGGGACCTGATGGTAGTCTTCTGGGTGCGCAGAGTCTGGGCTTGGGAGTCGACAACACCATTTCAACTGCTGTTGCTATTAGCAAGAGAATGAAACAAGAGGCAATTGTAAAAGTGAAATTGGAAAAATTGGAATCAGCTGAAACTATTTGTGGAATTTGTAAAGAAATGAAAACAATGGGGGAGATGTTTATCAGATATGGTACTGCTACTACCAGTACCTGCACACATAGGTTTTGTTTTGAATGCTTGAGGAAACACATTGTGGCTAAGATTCAAGAGAATGAGATTGTTATCAGGTGTCCTGGATTTGAATGTCAGGAGATATTAGAACCTGGATTATGTCAAGGTTTGATCCCAAAAGAAGTTTTTGATCGATGGGGCGAGGCTATTTCGGGGTCTTTGTTTGCTGGATCAGTTGTAATTTACTGCCCTTTTGGTGATTGTAATGGGATGTTAGTTAATGATGGTGGAGAGGATGCAATTAGGGAGACTGAATGTATGCACTGTCGAAGATTGTTCTGTGCTCAGTGTAAAGTTCCATGgcattctgataccaattgtgtcGACTTTCAAAAGCTGGTTGGAGAAAATGGAGCTGGAGGTATTTAA
- the LOC113340989 gene encoding boron transporter 4-like → MFNIFKGIKDDIAGRKLCYKDDWTHGLKAGFRILAPTAYIFFASALPVIAFGEQLSRETDGSLSTVETLASTAICGIIHSILGGQPMLVLGVAEPTIIMYTYLYNFAKQREDLGSKLFVAWAGWVCIWTALMLFLLAIFNACTIITRFTRIAGELFGMLITVLFIQEAIKGMVSEFAIPKAENPNDERYQFQWLYTNGLLGLIFTFGLLFTALKSRRARAWRYGTGFLRSFIADYGVPFMVLVWTAMSFTIPKEVPTGVPRRLFTPLPWEPASLYHWTVIKDMGKVPPMYIFAAIIPAVMVAALYFFDHSVASQMAQQKEFNLKKPSAYHYDMLLLGFMVLICGLLGIPPSNGVLPQSPMHTKSLAVLKRQLIRKKMVRSAKESISQHATGSEIYDKMQEVFIEMDKSPITTPDVNDLKGLKEAVLKIDDGDKNTFDPEKHIDQHLPVRVNEQRLSNLLQSVLVGCAVFAMPVIKLIPTSVLWGYFAYMAIDSLPGNQFWERMLLLFITPGRRYKILEGVHASFVETVPFKHMARFTILQFVYLLICFGVTWIPIAGILFPLPFFLLISIREHLLPKLFQPHHLYELDAAEYEEIVGAPIRNRSLSYKEVDTSGEESGPEFCDAELLDEFTTNRGELKHRAVSFKEKEDRHLLVHPDSTGNE, encoded by the exons ATGTTTAACATTTTCAAAGGGATAAAAGATGACATAGCAGGAAGAAAGTTGTGTTACAAAGATGATTGGACTCATGGGTTGAAAGCTGGATTTAG GATATTGGCTCCTACAGCCTATATATTCTTTGCATCTGCACTTCCTGTGATTGCATTTGGAGAGCAATTGAGTAGAGAAACAG ATGGAAGCTTGAGCACAGTGGAGACTCTAGCTTCAACTGCTATTTGTGGTATAATACATTCAATACTTGGTGGACAACCTATGCTAGTTCTTGGAGTTGCAGAGCCCACCATTATCATGTATACTTATCTCTATAATTTCGCTAAACAAAGGGAAGATTTAGGGTCGAAACTGTTTGTGGCTTGGGCTGGATG GGTCTGTATCTGGACAGCCCTTATGCTGTTTCTCCTTGCAATATTCAATGCTTGCACTATTATCACTAGATTTACAAGGATTGCTGGGGAGCTTTTCGGCATGTTGATCACTGTTCTTTTCATTCAAGAGGCCATCAAG GGAATGGTTAGTGAATTTGCAATTCCAAAGGCTGAAAATCCAAATGATGAAAGATATCAATTTCAGTGGCTATATACGAATGGACTGCTGGGACTAATCTTCACCTTTGGACTTCTCTTTACTGCTTTAAAGAGCAGAAGGGCCAGGGCTTGGCGTTACGGAACAG GATTCCTCAGAAGCTTTATTGCAGACTATGGGGTTCCTTTCATGGTTTTGGTGTGGACAGCGATGTCATTCACTATTCCAAAGGAAGTTCCAACTGGAGTTCCCCGAAGGCTTTTTACTCCTCTCCCATGGGAACCTGCATCGCTGTATCATTGGACAGTAATCAAG GATATGGGAAAAGTCCCACCCATGTACATTTTTGCTGCCATTATACCAGCTGTGATGGTAGCTGCTCTATACTTTTTTGACCACAGTGTTGCATCTCAAATGGCACAGCAGAAGGAATTCAATCTTAAAAAACCATCTGCTTACCACTATGACATGTTATTGCTCGGTTTCATG GTTCTGATATGCGGATTACTTGGCATTCCTCCTTCAAATGGTGTGCTTCCACAGTCTCCTATGCACACCAAGAGCCTTGCGGTTCTTAAAAGACAG TTGATTCGAAAGAAGATGGTGAGGAGTGCTAAAGAAAGCATAAGTCAGCATGCAACTGGTTCTGAGATTTATGATAAGATGCAAGAAGTGTTCATTGAAATGGACAAATCCCCAATA ACAACTCCAGATGTTAATGACTTGAAAGGACTGAAGGAGGCCGTGTTGAAAATTGATGATGGAGACAAGAATACATTTGATCCAGAAAAGCATATAGATCAACACTTGCCTGTCCGGGTTAATGAGCAGAGATTGAGCAATCTATTACAATCTGTTCTTGTCGGCTGTGCTGTATTTGCGATGCCTGTCATTAAGTTGATACCAACATCAGTACTCTGGGGATACTTCGCCTACATGGCAATTGACAGTCTTCCTGGGAATCAATTCTGGGAAAGAATGTTGCTGCTCTTCATCACTCCTGGTCGGCGGTACAA GATTTTAGAAGGGGTTCATGCTTCTTTTGTTGAGACAGTGCCGTTTAAACACATGGCCAGGTTTACCATCCTCCAATTCGTATATCTTTTGATATGCTTTGGGGTAACATGGATTCCAATAGCTGGAATACTGTTTCCTTTGCCATTCTTCCTACTAATAAGCATAAGAGAGCATCTACTCCCAAAGTTGTTTCAGCCGCACCATCTATATGAATTAGATGCAGCTGAATATGAGGAAATTGTTGGTGCACCAATAAGAAATCGCAGTCTCTCGTATAAG GAGGTGGACACATCTGGAGAGGAAAGTGGTCCAGAATTCTGTGATGCTGAGTTACTGGATGAGTTCACTACTAATAGAGGAGAGTTGAAACATAGAGCTGTATCattcaaagaaaaagaagatagacATTTACTG GTCCACCCAGACAGTACTGGAAATGAGTGA